Proteins encoded together in one Chloroflexota bacterium window:
- the atpD gene encoding F0F1 ATP synthase subunit beta — translation MATGKVIQVIGPVVDVEFPPDQLPDIYNAVEIPLVTQGSVGTETTLVAEVQQHLGNNWVRCVAMGTTDGLKRGVEAVDTGAPIKVPVGDVTLGRIFNVLGRPIDEAGDVVSDLYYPIHRPAPTFEDQVTQPEVFETGVKVIDLIAPFRKGGKIGVFGGAGVGKTVIIQELINNVAKQHGGHSVFAGVGERSREGNDLWHEMIEADVMKNTVMVFGQMNEPPGARQRVGLTGVTLAEFFRDRGEDVLLFIDNIFRFTQAGSEVSALLGRLPSAVGYQPTLATEVGQLQERITSTKVGSITSLQAVYVPADDYTDPAPSSVFAHLDSTINLERSLAEQALFPAIDPLASKSRVLDPLVVGDEHYNVALEVQRVLQRYRDLQDIIAILGIDELSEDDRLTVSRARKIQRFLTQPMFVAEAFTGTPGQYVRIADTVRGFKEILEGKHDALPEQAFYMQGPIEMVVKRAEELSASAAGR, via the coding sequence GTGGCAACCGGCAAGGTCATCCAGGTCATTGGCCCGGTCGTGGACGTCGAGTTCCCGCCGGACCAGCTCCCAGACATCTACAATGCCGTCGAGATCCCGCTGGTCACCCAGGGGAGCGTCGGCACGGAGACGACCCTCGTCGCCGAGGTGCAGCAGCACCTGGGCAACAACTGGGTCCGCTGCGTCGCGATGGGCACCACCGACGGCCTGAAGCGCGGCGTCGAGGCCGTCGATACCGGCGCGCCGATCAAGGTGCCCGTGGGCGACGTGACGCTCGGGCGCATCTTCAACGTGCTCGGCAGGCCGATTGACGAGGCCGGCGACGTCGTCTCCGACCTGTACTACCCGATCCACCGCCCCGCTCCGACGTTTGAGGATCAGGTCACGCAGCCTGAGGTCTTCGAGACGGGCGTGAAGGTTATCGACCTGATCGCTCCCTTCCGCAAGGGCGGGAAGATCGGCGTGTTCGGCGGCGCGGGCGTCGGTAAGACGGTCATCATCCAGGAGCTGATCAACAACGTCGCCAAGCAGCACGGCGGTCACTCCGTGTTCGCCGGCGTGGGTGAGCGCTCCCGTGAGGGGAACGACCTCTGGCATGAGATGATCGAGGCGGACGTGATGAAGAACACCGTGATGGTGTTCGGCCAGATGAACGAGCCGCCTGGCGCGCGCCAGCGGGTCGGGCTGACGGGCGTGACGCTCGCCGAGTTCTTCCGGGATCGCGGCGAGGACGTGCTCCTCTTCATCGACAACATCTTCCGCTTCACGCAGGCGGGCTCCGAGGTGTCGGCGCTGCTCGGACGGCTCCCCTCCGCCGTGGGGTACCAGCCGACGCTGGCCACGGAGGTCGGTCAGCTGCAGGAGCGGATCACCTCGACGAAGGTCGGGTCGATCACGTCGCTCCAGGCCGTGTACGTGCCTGCTGACGACTACACGGACCCTGCGCCCTCGTCGGTGTTCGCGCACCTCGACTCGACGATCAACCTCGAGCGGTCGCTGGCCGAGCAGGCGCTGTTCCCGGCGATTGACCCGCTGGCCTCGAAGTCCCGTGTGCTCGATCCGCTGGTGGTCGGCGACGAGCACTACAACGTGGCGCTCGAAGTGCAGCGAGTGCTGCAGCGGTACCGCGACCTGCAGGACATCATCGCGATCCTCGGTATCGACGAGCTGTCCGAGGACGACCGCCTGACTGTGTCACGCGCCCGCAAGATCCAGCGCTTCCTGACCCAGCCGATGTTCGTGGCCGAGGCGTTCACGGGCACCCCGGGGCAGTACGTGCGGATCGCGGACACGGTGCGCGGCTTCAAGGAGATCCTTGAGGGTAAGCACGACGCGCTGCCGGAGCAGGCGTTCTACATGCAGGGCCCCATCGAGATGGTGGTCAAGCGGGCCGAGGAGCTGTCGGCGTCGGCCGCCGGCCGCTGA